One segment of Streptomyces sp. XD-27 DNA contains the following:
- a CDS encoding ABC transporter permease has translation MFRTALRNVLAHKARLLMTMLAVLLGVAFVAGTLVFTNTVSDAYQKSSEKGYSTVDVAIRPDADSDDDRPGAAPRLSQGLLDKATKLDGAASATGLVSGYTAVADKDGDLLGNGFANTGGNYFPGTDGKDSRYTLKDGRAPKAAGEVALDSKTAKKGHYKVGDTVRVSADGPVRSEKLVGVFTTDDGNVAAGGSLALFDTATAQKLFAKPGQFDEIHLAAKPGTSQAELKAAADKILPKESEAVTGEKLSDDQAKEIESSMSVMRTGMLWFAGVALFVGIFIIANTFTMLVAQRTKELALLRAVGASRRQVTRSVLIEAAFVGTVAGAAGLAAGIGIGAGLRSLLNSTAATVPDGPLVVGANTVITSMIVGIVVTMLAAWLPGRRAAKIPPVAAMSSVHAVATTRSLVVRNSIGAVFTGIGIAAVVAGTTMDDGKAAMGIGAVAVLIGVIVLTPLLSRPLIAAVGPVLRLFGMSGKLARQNAVRNPRRTAATASALMIGLTLITGMTVIAGSLQKSIDKMAADSFEADYFVKMGDGVVLLSPDVEKTLSGLDDVTASSALRQAPVRVADSNKTVSGVNGKDIAKLIDIPFSAGSFSSVNGNKVVVDEDTAEDRGWKVGSSFPMTFEDGKKATLTVAGLYEGNMMINGIQMDIGTLTPHMETVADALVMVKTKDGATDATKADLEKALGDNPAIKVQDKEDVSNEIASMFTLMLNILYGLLGMAVIVAVLGVINTLAMSVFERSQEIGMLRAIGFDRRSVKRMVRLEAVVISLFGGVLGVGLGLFFGWAAGELMAAGISTYTLVLPWDRVVVFLLIAGLVGVLAALWPARRAAKMNMLAAIKSS, from the coding sequence AGGGCTACTCCACCGTCGACGTCGCCATCCGGCCCGACGCCGACTCGGACGACGACCGTCCCGGCGCCGCGCCCCGGCTGAGCCAGGGGCTGCTGGACAAGGCCACCAAGCTGGACGGCGCCGCCTCCGCCACCGGCCTGGTCTCCGGCTACACCGCCGTGGCCGACAAGGACGGCGACCTGCTGGGCAACGGCTTCGCCAACACCGGCGGCAACTACTTCCCCGGCACCGACGGCAAGGACTCCCGCTACACCCTCAAGGACGGCCGCGCGCCCAAGGCCGCCGGCGAGGTCGCGCTGGACTCCAAGACCGCCAAGAAGGGCCACTACAAGGTCGGCGACACCGTGCGGGTCTCCGCCGACGGCCCCGTCCGCAGCGAGAAGCTGGTCGGCGTCTTCACCACCGACGACGGCAACGTCGCGGCCGGCGGCAGCCTCGCGCTGTTCGACACCGCCACCGCGCAGAAGCTGTTCGCCAAGCCCGGCCAGTTCGACGAGATCCACCTGGCGGCCAAGCCCGGCACCTCCCAGGCCGAGCTGAAGGCCGCGGCGGACAAGATCCTGCCCAAGGAGTCCGAGGCGGTCACCGGAGAGAAGCTCTCCGACGACCAGGCCAAGGAGATCGAGAGCAGCATGAGCGTGATGCGGACCGGCATGCTCTGGTTCGCCGGTGTCGCGCTGTTCGTCGGCATCTTCATCATCGCCAACACCTTCACCATGCTGGTCGCCCAGCGCACCAAGGAGCTGGCCCTGCTGCGCGCGGTCGGCGCCAGCCGCCGCCAGGTGACCCGCTCGGTGCTGATCGAGGCCGCCTTCGTCGGCACGGTCGCGGGCGCCGCCGGCCTGGCCGCCGGCATCGGCATCGGCGCGGGCCTGCGCTCGCTGCTGAACTCCACCGCCGCAACCGTTCCGGACGGTCCGCTGGTCGTCGGCGCGAACACGGTGATCACCTCGATGATCGTCGGCATCGTGGTCACCATGCTCGCCGCCTGGCTGCCGGGCCGCCGCGCCGCGAAGATCCCGCCGGTCGCCGCGATGAGCAGCGTGCACGCCGTCGCGACCACCCGCAGCCTGGTGGTGCGGAACTCCATCGGCGCCGTCTTCACCGGCATCGGCATCGCGGCCGTCGTCGCGGGCACCACCATGGACGACGGCAAGGCCGCGATGGGCATCGGTGCCGTCGCCGTCCTGATCGGCGTCATCGTGCTCACCCCGTTGCTGTCCCGGCCGCTGATCGCCGCCGTCGGGCCGGTGCTGAGGCTCTTCGGGATGTCCGGCAAGCTGGCCCGGCAGAACGCGGTGCGCAACCCGCGCCGCACCGCCGCCACCGCCTCCGCGCTGATGATCGGCCTCACGCTGATCACCGGTATGACGGTGATCGCGGGCAGCCTGCAGAAGAGCATCGACAAGATGGCCGCCGACTCCTTCGAGGCCGACTACTTCGTGAAGATGGGCGACGGCGTCGTGCTGCTCTCGCCGGACGTCGAGAAGACCCTGAGCGGCCTGGACGACGTCACCGCCTCCAGCGCGCTGCGCCAGGCGCCGGTCCGCGTCGCCGACAGCAACAAGACGGTGTCGGGCGTCAACGGCAAGGACATCGCCAAGCTGATCGACATCCCGTTCAGCGCGGGCTCCTTCTCCTCGGTCAACGGCAACAAGGTCGTCGTGGACGAGGACACGGCCGAGGACCGCGGCTGGAAGGTCGGCTCGTCGTTCCCGATGACCTTCGAAGACGGCAAGAAGGCCACGCTGACCGTGGCCGGCCTCTACGAGGGCAACATGATGATCAACGGTATCCAGATGGATATCGGGACCCTCACCCCCCACATGGAGACGGTCGCCGACGCGCTCGTCATGGTCAAGACCAAGGACGGCGCCACCGACGCCACCAAGGCCGACCTGGAGAAGGCGCTCGGCGACAACCCGGCCATCAAGGTGCAGGACAAGGAGGACGTCTCCAACGAGATCGCCTCGATGTTCACCCTGATGCTGAACATCCTCTACGGGCTGCTCGGCATGGCCGTGATCGTCGCGGTGCTCGGCGTCATCAATACCCTGGCGATGTCGGTCTTCGAGCGGTCCCAGGAGATCGGGATGCTGCGCGCCATCGGCTTCGACCGCCGCAGCGTCAAGCGGATGGTGCGCCTCGAAGCGGTGGTGATCTCACTCTTCGGCGGTGTGCTCGGCGTCGGCCTCGGACTGTTCTTCGGCTGGGCGGCCGGTGAGCTGATGGCCGCCGGGATATCCACCTACACGCTGGTCCTGCCCTGGGACCGGGTGGTGGTCTTCCTGCTGATCGCCGGGCTGGTCGGCGTGCTGGCGGCCCTGTGGCCCGCGCGCCGGGCGGCCAAGATGAACATGCTGGCGGCCATCAAGTCGTCGTAG